AATATTGTCCAGTGGATATTTCGTGTGTGCCACAAGAACATTTTCATGCTTGTGGTTTGGCACTCACCATTGTCTGTGTGGTTGTTGCAGGGTCTCATCTTTGTTGTAGACAGCAATGATCGTGAGCGTGCACAGGAAGCTGCTGAGGAGCTGCAGAAGATGGTTAGTgagacacacccacacatcaCTTTGTTGTTGGGCATCACTGTTACTTTACCGCCCACGTATATATTAACTTTCCGTTATGCGCTAGAATGTACAAGAACGGCTGCTGAGGCCTTTGTATGTATTAGTAGGTAGAAATAACAAACAAGTAGTAGTATTAGAAAGTAGTTCAGTGGAATACTAAAATGCATCCAATCAAACGGCGgcttatatttacattttacacacttaATGTATCTACCAAGTCTATGTATCTCCTGTGATGGCAGATTTTAATTCCTGGATACACCATTGGTTGCTTTCCCAGAtagaaataatataatatactggACTGCATTTTCCTTTCAATGGAAAATCTCTATGCAGAATGCCATGTAGTCCAGGACTAGACCTAAACTCTGTCTAGGAAACAGACCCGACATGTCCAAAGGCTTGCAGGCACATCTTCATCCAACATTGCTTTTGAAaacaagggtattaatagggattTTGTTCACTTTTGCTGCCTCATCTctgaaggctttacactagatgttccAATATTGCTGTGAGgttttgattgcatttagctACGAGAGGTttaatgaggtcaggtgctgatgatGGATGATTCATTCTGCATCATAACATCTTTCCCACTCGTCCTGGATGTTTTGGGTCATGCTCCTTTGCTCCAGAGACATCAGTtctgctgctccacagtccagtgctgggggggctttataccacTTTAGTCAGTGAGCTTGGTGTTGAACATGGTGACCTTATGCTCATGTGTGACTGCACCATACTTGCACGACAGCGTGCCGTTCTATTGACAATGCATTTCAGTGGAGACTATGAAAGATCAGCCGTGGGTGCACCAGAAAGAGTTATGATTACCATAATAACTAAAAAATAAGTCATAATTGTAATTTATACGCAAGTAAGAAACCTCTAGTCCGCTGTCGGGTTGGGTTATAACTCTGTGGGAGTGTTAATTTCCATGAAAGTTGCGTGTAACTCTTCatcaaaagagaaaaatatgaaTAGATTTGAATAATGTATAAAGCACTCCCTAAATCTGAAAGTTGCTCCATATGAAACGACTTTCCGGAGGTGTTTGTTGAATCTCACTTCATTTTTACGTCTTTGAACAGCTTCAGGAGGATGAGCTCAGAGATGCGGTTCTACTGGTATTCGCCAACAAACAAGACTTGCCCAATGCCATGCCCATCAGTGAGATGACAGACAAACTTGGTCTGCAGGCACTTAGGAGCAGAACTGTAAGTATGCCCCCACACTTCATAAAGATGGtccttcagtggttctttagtaatgaaaatggtCCTTTGTGTGATTAATTGGTTCTTTGTGTtgagaaatggttctttagatagagaatgtgttttatgtggttttatgtaaaacctttttaaaaaagggttatatagcatcaaaaaaacacattctctatctgaatcatttaacaatgaaaagaaacctttaatcatacaaagggttctttgagtgtttgtggttcgaTACGtaaactaaagaaccatctttaagtgtgtagaaaATCTTCAGGAATGTATTTTTGAAGCATTAAAATTTTACCTGTTTTTAGCTTAGTTTCAAATGTCAGAACCACTAAAGCTTTCATTACGCTTCAGCTTCAGCCTTCCATGTCTGAAATGTAGCCTATATGTTGTCTGGCCAAATAAATGTTCAGGAATCTATTGATCTAACCTATCTAATGTTGAATTTCTCTCTGACAGTGGTACGTTCAAGCAACCTGCGCCACTCAGGGAACAGGTTTGTATGAAGGATTGGATTGGCTTTCTGAGCAACTGTCCAAACGCTAAACTGCGATGATTGGATGACCAAGAGGTGTATTTTAATCAAGGACATGACCAGCAGACCTGATAGACACATGGGACATATTGGAGTATACCTGGGTACCAAATTCACCACTGAGGCAAttttgacagtgtttttttttttctgttcttttttttctgcattggGTTGACTGAACTTGAACTTCCTCGATCATTTCTACCGGGCGTATGTAACTGTGCCTGTTGTAGTTTAATGTGGACTAACGATTCAAAAGCTTGTAAGTTAGCTCACCATGGGGAGGAAAGTTAAAGGATAGAGATACGCAAAAAGTGATGGATTCTCAGCATGTTAGGTTCTTGAATTTTGTCAAAGATGGgatcatatttatatttaacacacaaacacatttctgctCTGGCTTTATTCAGTTTATTATTTCATGTAGTCTTATTATTACATTTGCATGGCTTTTAATCTGGACCACTTCCGTTAAAGGAATTTAGATACAGTCttgtagcaaaaaaaaaaagcaggcaTTGCAGTTTTGGGAACATAAAACACTTTCGGGCTGTGCTTAGACACACGGCAATATTGCTCAGAtgattttaatttttgtttttatttaacctGAACAGATATGTGCTTTTGTGGTCCTAGCCACACTTGTGTAATGATCACAGAATGGTAGAGGGAGTCTTTGTAGCAAATAGAAAGGTAATTTGATGTATTACAGTGGCATAGGGAAAGGCTTTAGTTGGACTTTCAGAACAGATCAGATTGGCAAATAGTAAGAATTGATACTCTGTCTTAACTGAGCCTTAACACAGATTACTAGCAATTTTGAAAGAACTGGTTCACCGAAAAGTCAAATCAACACTATTTCTCCCTTAGCTTACAttcagtcaatcagccaaacatgtttggtgtttaaaGTTTACTCCATTTTACGGTGGAGTTAACACAGCATGAGTTTACATAGACttccattattatttttagcaatgttagcctcatagttacagtgcaaaactaacaaagcaccaaacatgtcttggctgactatGTATAAAGGGTGTTTTTCAGTGAATCACTTTTGACTTGACCACGTTtgcccatttttgtaaataaacagcCTTTATCTGTATTTACAACAACTGCcttaaaatatgctttttctTGCTGTGCGAATGTATGTCAGTTAGGTTTTAATTCCTAGTAATATGTACCTTATTTGAAGTCAGCCAAATATCACATATCAcaatattcctttttttttttttttaaacttggaTGCTGACAACAGCACCTTGATACCCAAGTGGTCAGTCTGAGCAGGCATTTGCAATCTTACATatgaacttttgcttttcattagcCCATGTACAATTTCTaataaaaattgaaataaatttTGCTATTGTGACATTTTTCTTGATATTTTGGAAAGTCTTTGAACAAGTAATGATTGAAACTTGATTTTTGCcttaatcaaaacaaacaagaacCGTCCCTCATCCTGAAGTAATGTTCTTCATGAGCAGTGGCTTTaatgcagtggtcaccaaccctcttCCTGGAGCTGTATTTTCCTggagagtttagttccaacctgtatcTTATACGCTGCACCATCCCACCTACCATTAATGCGTCTGAACCAGTCATTAAAAGATCATTGAAGTCATTAAAGAAGTTAATCTGCTGGAGCAGGGGTGGCAGATTGGGGCTGGAGCTAGGCTCTGCAGGAAAGGAGATCTCCAGGACCACAGTTGGTGTCCACTGTCGTAGTGCAAAcaagaaatacaaaaatgaaGCGTTTAAATACTATTTTAGGAAGTTATGCCAGTTTTGGTGAATGCATTGCTAAATGGGTGGCATGCTGTCAGTACAAGATTTCAGAGCATTCAGGATCTGAAGTAATGTTGATTCAATTTAAGTACTAGCATTAGCAGATGTATtgaaacattaaatactgaTCTGTCATCAATAAAAACCCCCAACTAACAAATATACAAGCAGCCACTTCATCATTCATCACATCTAAAGTGAATACGGTACTGTTGAAAATGTGAGCTCCACATCAAAGCTCGACCTAGATATCTTCATCAGCAAAACCAAAGCCAAAACTGTAATGCAACCTCATTTCCATTTGAGGTCACAGACTAAAGCTATGTGGTCAGATGGGTGAGAGACGCTTGGTAGAGCCTGGTAGGTGGTGACCTCTTGATGGCTAGGCAGGGGAATAACCTGCTCTACCTGCAAAGCCTCAAGTTCCATGAAAATGTAGTCCAGACAGCCATGAAAGCCTCCAACATAGT
This genomic interval from Pygocentrus nattereri isolate fPygNat1 chromosome 21, fPygNat1.pri, whole genome shotgun sequence contains the following:
- the LOC108431611 gene encoding ADP-ribosylation factor 5-like: MGLTISGVFSRLFGKKQMRILMVGLDAAGKTTILYKLKLGEIVTTIPTIGFNVETVEYKNICFTVWDVGGQDKIRPLWRHYFQNTQGLIFVVDSNDRERAQEAAEELQKMLQEDELRDAVLLVFANKQDLPNAMPISEMTDKLGLQALRSRTWYVQATCATQGTGLYEGLDWLSEQLSKR